In the Topomyia yanbarensis strain Yona2022 chromosome 3, ASM3024719v1, whole genome shotgun sequence genome, one interval contains:
- the LOC131694065 gene encoding uncharacterized protein LOC131694065: MEVIFTINGKLYKVNPHNVPVDTSLGTFIRKNAQLSGTKMVCREGGCGACIVNVKGEHPVTKERQSRAINSCLFPVYSCHGLDIVTVESVGNKTDGFHAVQRRLAHLNGTQCGFCSPGMVMNMYGLLESTKGQLTMEDVENSFGGNLCRCTGYRPILDAFKSMAIDADPKLIQAVQDIEELPKICHNTGKRCMGSCGAVSKKGIHLVFDDEREWHKVYSVEDVFAILENVGNRTYMLVAGNTAHGVYRRDANIQVFIDINSIEELKFHSVGSNLTVGTNVTLAELIVILNEVASKYPQFKYCKNLSKHIDLIANVPVRSSGTIAGNLCIKNQHVDFPSDLYLIFEAVGAKLTIAEIGGGVSTISVLDICTLNMSKKIVLNVILPPLDSTVHEFRSFKIMPRAQSVHAYINAAFLFKFNAQKWIIETASVCFGGIGSQFTHAVKTEKLMRGKNIFSNEVLQDILSTLTHELEKESPPSKYHQQLAVSLLYRTILSISNDRQIALSSRYQSGATTLHRSLSTGRQEFQTIEKNWPMTKNIPKVEGLTQTAGEAKYIEDLPVIPNELYGALVLATCPRTEIVKIDPSVALQLAGVQAFYSAGDIPGRNDFMPTELDNPETEEIFCSGKVLYYGQPIGIILAETFELAHQAAKLVHISYSETDGKPILPTLKDVLAANATDRLHDQPYDKEGVDYGKIVKPFTKLAGRFELPGQFHFSMEPQTCICVPIEDGMNVYSSTQWVDLCQVAIAQALNIPENSLNFYIRRLGGAFGAKISRASQIACASAIAAHFSQRPVRLVMSLESNMEAIGKRASCVSNYDVEVNENGQITKLLNNYVEDYGCSLNEPVEMVTAQFYKNCYDASCWKLVGKAAVTNSASNTWCRGPGTNEGITMIENIMEHIAHVLDKDPIAVRLENMSPDCKIRELIPEFLNSVEYRKRKLQIDQFNEANRWKKRGIAVVPMQYPQAFFGQMNALVSIYHADGTVSITTGGIDFGQGVNTKITQVAAHVLGIPIAMISIKAMNNLTSPNATVSGGSMTSDAASFAVKKACEILVKRMEPIRRSFPYESWEQITKRCYKENLDLCAMSQYKHGDIKDYSVWGLCCAEVEVDVLTGNLQITRVDILEDTGESISPGIDIGQIEGAFVMGIGLYFTENLIYSRTNGQLLTNRTWNYHLPGAKDIPIDFRVRLLHNTFNENFVLRSKTTGEPALNLTVALLFALRRALNSARKDAGLPKDWYTMVTPSTPEQICLLTGTKQSHFKLH, encoded by the exons TAAATCCGCACAATGTCCCAGTAGACACATCCCTCGGTACTTTCATACGAAAAAATGCCCAACTCAGTGGAACCAAGATGGTTTGCCGTGAAGGTGGATGTGGCGCATGTATCGTCAACGTAAAAGGAGAGCATCCAGTGACAAAGGAACGGCAAAGCAGAGCCATTAATTCA TGTCTTTTCCCGGTGTACTCATGTCATGGTCTGGATATCGTAACGGTAGAAAGTGTCGGCAACAAGACAGACGGATTCCACGCAGTCCAACGACGTCTGGCTCATTTAAATGGAACTCAGTGCGGATTCTGTTCCCCCGGAATGGTAATGAATATGTATGGTCTGCTGGAATCTACCAAAGGCCAACTCACAATGGAGGATGTAGAGAACTCGTTCGGTGGCAACCTCTGCCGATGTACGGGCTATCGACCGATTCTGGATGCTTTCAAATCAATGGCCATAGATGCGGATCCCAAGCTGATTCAGGCCGTTCAAGATATTGAAGAGCTGCCGAAAATTTGTCACAATACTGGGAAGCGTTGCATGGGTTCGTGTGGTGCGGTGTCCAAAAAAGGAATTCATTTGGTTTTTGATGACGAACGAGAGTGGCATAAGGTTTACAGTGTCGAGGATGTGTTTGCAATACTGGAAAATGTTGGAAACAGAACTTACATGTTAGTAGCTGGAAATACGGCGCATG GTGTTTACCGTAGAGATGCAAATATCCAAGTTTTCATTGACATAAACTCAATTGAAGAACTGAAATTTCACTCGGTCGGGAGCAACCTGACAGTCGGCACGAATGTAACTCTAGCGGAGCTaattgtcatactgaatgaggTTGCTTCGAAATATCCTCAGTTTAAGTATTGCAAAAATTTATCGAAACATATTGACCTAATAGCTAATGTTCCGGTGAGGAGTTCCGGAACAATCGCTGGGAATCTATGTATTAAAAACCAACACGTAGACTTCCCATCCGATCTTTATCTTATTTTTGAAGCCGTCGGAGCCAAACTGACCATAG CTGAAATCGGCGGTGGAGTTAGTACTATCTCTGTTCTTGATATCTGCACACTGAATATGAGCAAGAAAATTGTATTGAATGTCATTCTTCCACCGTTGGATTCAACAGTGCATGAGTTTCGATCTTTTAAGATAATGCCTCGAGCACAGAGCGTCCATGCATACATCAACGCGGCTTTTCTGTTCAAATTCAATGCTCAAAAATGGATAATAGAAACTGCTTCCGTTTGCTTTGGCGGTATCGGTTCACAA TTTACACATGCTGTCAAAACCGAGAAGCTCATGCGcgggaaaaatatattttcaaatgaaGTATTGCAAGACATCCTCAGCACTCTAACACATGAGTTGGAAAAAGAATCACCACCATCAAAATATCACCAACAGCTTGCCGTTTCACTTTTGTACCGCACAATCCTAAGCATCTCCAATGACAGACAAATTGCACTGAGTTCCCGCTATCAATCGGGTGCCACAACTCTGCACAGATCACTCTCCACTGGGCGGCAAGAGTTTCAAACTATTGAGAAGAACTGGCCAATGACTAAGAATATTCCTAAAGTCGAAGGACTGACCCAAACAGCCGGTGAAGCCAAGTACATAGAGGATCTACCAGTGATACCCAACGAGCTCTACGGTGCTCTCGTGCTAGCTACCTGCCCAAGAACTGAAATCGTAAAAATCGATCCTTCCGTCGCGTTACAACTAGCAGGTGTTCAAGCCTTCTACTCCGCCGGAGACATCCCGGGAAGAAACGATTTTATGCCAACCGAGCTAGATAACCCTGAAACAGAAGAGATCTTCTGCAGCGGCAAAGTCCTGTACTATGGACAACCGATCGGAATTATTCTAGCGGAAACATTCGAACTGGCCCATCAAGCAGCAAAACTTGTACACATCTCGTATAGTGAGACAGATGGCAAACCGATATTACCAACCTTGAAAGACGTACTAGCAGCCAATGCCACCGATCGTCTTCACGATCAACCTTACGATAAGGAGGGTGTAGACTACGGCAAAATCGTTAAACCGTTCACGAAACTTGCCGGTCGCTTTGAGTTACCCGGCCAGTTCCACTTTTCGATGGAACCACAAACCTGTATCTGTGTTCCGATAGAAGATGGGATGAATGTGTACAGCTCGACGCAGTGGGTCGATCTGTGTCAAGTGGCAATCGCTCAAGCACTAAACATCCCGGAAAATAGTTTGAATTTCTACATCCGTCGCTTGGGAGGAGCGTTCGGGGCTAAGATTTCCCGAGCATCGCAAATCGCTTGCGCTTCTGCGATTGCTGCTCACTTCAGCCAGCGACCGGTACGATTGGTTATGTCGTTGGAATCGAACATGGAAGCTATCGGGAAGCGTGCTTCCTGTGTAAGCAATTATGACGTGGAGGTCAATGAAAATGGTCAAATTACCAAACTGTTGAATAATTACGTAGAAGACTATGGCTGTAGTTTGAACGAACCGGTCGAAATGGTTACGGCTCAGTTTTACAAGAATTGTTACGATGCAAGCTGTTGGAAGCTAGTTGGCAAAGCAGCAGTTACGAATTCGGCCAGCAATACGTGGTGCCGTGGACCTGGAACAAACGAAGGAATCACGATGATCGAGAATATCATGGAGCATATAGCACATGTATTGGACAAAGATCCAATAGCAGTTCGGCTGGAGAACATGAGTCCAGATTGCAAGATCAGGGAATTGATTCCGGAATTTCTGAACAGTGTAGAATACCGCAAACGGAAACTTCAAATCGACCAGTTCAACGAAGCGAATCGTTGGAAGAAACGTGGAATAGCGGTAGTTCCGATGCAATATCCGCAAGCATTTTTCGGACAAATGAACGCGCTAGTGTCGATTTATCATGCGGATGGGACGGTGTCTATCACGACAGGAGGAATTGATTTTGGACAAGGAGTCAACACTAAAATAACCCAGGTTGCTGCCCATGTTTTGGGCATTCCAATAGCAATGATCAGTATTAAAGCAATGAACAATCTTACATCTCCAAATGCAACGGTTTCCGGTGGAAGCATGACTAGCGATGCAGCGAGTTTTGCTGTGAAAAAGGCTTGCGAAATTTTGGTGAAGCGCATGGAACCGATTCGGCGTAGTTTTCCCTATGAGTCCTGGGAACAAATCACGAAACGCTGTTACAAAGAAAATTTAGATCTGTGCGCAATGTCCCAGTACAAGCATGGAGATATCAAGGACTACAGTGTTTGGGGCTTGTGTTGTGCTGAGGTAGAAGTCGATGTGTTGACGGGAAACTTGCAGATTACCCGGGTAGACATTCTGGAGGACACTGGAGAAAGTATCAGTCCGGGTATCGATATAGGTCAAATCGAGGGAGCATTTGTCATGGGAATCGGTTTGTATTTTACAGAAAATTTGATCTACAGTAGAACGAATGGTCAACTACTCACGAACAGAACGTGGAACTATCATTTACCTGGAGCTAAAGATATTCCGATTGATTTTCGGGTGAGATTACTGCACAATacattcaatgaaaattttgtgCTAAGGTCTAAAACGACCGGAGAACCAGCGCTGAATTTGACCGTGGCATTGTTGTTTGCACTGCGACGGGCGTTAAATTCTGCACGGAAGGACGCTGGATTGCCGAAAGATTGGTACACAATGG TTACTCCATCGACACCAGAACAAATCTGCCTGCTAACGGGAACCAAACAAAGCCACTTCAAACTTCACTAG
- the LOC131694066 gene encoding esterase B1-like: MDIQNPIVSTKYGPVRGIRKTAATGVDYYSFQRIPYVKTPIGELRFKDSQPPTPWMEPLDCTVQGPGCYQYSKLLNKIIGSEDSLHMNVFTKNLEKGSKLLPVLLYIHGGAFMRGSSGVEMYGPDYLIQKDVVYVSFNYRIGALGFISFSSPELELPGNAGLKDQNLALRWVVENISNFGGDPKNITLFGESAGGCSVHYHMVSEQSKGLFQRAIVMSGCVLNNWSVVPQRQFSERLAKALGWNGQGGEKAALDVLMQADPVEIVREQEILLTENELENRILFAFGPVIEPYAKANCFIPNDPLKMSRNAWSNDIDIIIGGNSEEGLFCLSGIKENPSIMSNLKNFEYLVPLDLDLVRTSQQCKELGMRLKKFYYGDSEPSLENRDGYLTLMTDKLFWHGVHRTICSRMNLQKNANTYVYRFSVDSDTYNHYRINFCDKNVRGTAHADDLSYIFKNAFGDAPPKDSFEYRVMMNMVDLIFTFASNNGNPNGVATNEWEPVGSQVGPYKCLNIANDGLKFIDFPEMKRMELWDSLYTKDQLY, from the exons CAAAGTACGGTCCAGTCAGGGGCATTAGGAAGACGGCTGCTACTGGCGTGGACTACTATAGTTTCCAGCGCATTCCTTATGTGAAAACCCCGATCGGAGAGTTGAGATTCAAG GATTCTCAACCACCAACGCCATGGATGGAGCCGTTGGACTGTACGGTTCAAGGACCGGGTTGCTATCAGTACAGCAAATTACTGAATAAAATTATCGGTAGTGAAGATAGCTTACATATGAATGTATTCACcaaaaat cTGGAAAAGGGTAGCAAACTTTTACCGGTACTTTTGTATATCCACGGAGGGGCATTCATGCGTGGTTCTAGTGGTGTTGAAATGTACGGTCCAGACTATCTAATCCAGAAGGACGTTGTATATGTTAGTTTCAATTACCGAATAGGTGCACTTG gattcatttcattcagctCTCCAGAACTGGAACTGCCAGGCAACGCTGGGTTAAAAGATCAGAATTTAGCCCTCCGTTGGGTGGTTGAGAATATTTCCAATTTTGGGGGTGATCCGAAGAACATCACACTGTTCGGTGAAAGTGCTGGAGGATGTTCCGTGCACTATCACATGGTTTCCGAGCAATCGAAGGGACTTTTTCAACGTGCCATTGTTATGTCGGGATGTGTTTTGAACAACTGGTCTGTGGTGCCGCAGAGGCAGTTCAGTGAACGACTTGCTAAAGCACTTGGATGGAATGGCCAGGGTGGCGAGAAGGCTGCACTGGATGTTCTTATGCAGGCTGATCCAGTGGAAATTGTTAGAGAGCAAGAGATTCTTTTAACGGAAAAC GAACTTGAAAACCGCATACTTTTTGCTTTTGGGCCGGTCATCGAACCGTACGCTAAGGCAAATTGTTTTATTCCAAATGATCCGTTGAAAATGTCCAGAAACGCTTGGAGCAATGACATCGACATCATTATCGGGGGAAACTCTGAAGAAGGACTTTTCTGTTTAAGCGGGATCAAGGAAAACCCATCTATAATGAGTAACTTGAAAAATTTCGAATATCTGGTACCGCTGGATTTGGATCTAGTGAGGACATCTCAGCAATGCAAGGAACTTGGAATGCGGTTGAAAAAGTTCTACTACGGAGATAGCGAGCCATCGTTAGAAAATCGGGACGGTTACCTTACG TTAATGACGGATAAGCTTTTCTGGCATGGAGTACACCGTACGATTTGCTCCAGGATGAATTTGCAGAAGAATGCCAACACCTACGTTTATCGTTTCTCGGTGGATTCAGATACCTACAATCACTATCGGATCAACTTTTGCGACAAGAATGTTCGTGGAACGGCCCACGCTGACGATCTATCCTACATCTTCAAGAATGCTTTCGGCGATGCTCCACCAAAGGATTCATTCGAGTATCGTGTTATGATGAATATG GTTGATTTGATTTTCACATTTGCCTCGAACAATGGAAACCCTAATGGAGTGGCTACCAATGAATGGGAACCGGTTGGTAGCCAAGTGGGCCCGTACAAGTGTCTCAATATAGCGAACGATGGACTGAAGTTTATTGATTTTCCGGAAATGAAAAGAATGGAATTGTGGGATTCGTTGTATACCAAGGATCAACTTTATTGA